Within the Streptomyces sp. NBC_00554 genome, the region CTCCCGTATGCCGCCACGGACATACCAGGTGCCGAAGGCATGCTCCATGTACGGCAGTACCGCGGCGCTCGCCGGGGCGACGCGCGGGTCGAGCCCGTAGGCGAGGGCGTGGCTCTCCAGGAGGGCCGTCAGGCGCGGGTCACGCAGCTCCCAGTCGCCGACCTCGGCGAGGGTGCTCGCCCGCCGGGTGCGCAGCAGCCGCTTGTGAGGCACCGCGGGGTAGGGCTCGCGCTCGGCGAGCACCGACCAGTTGGGCCACAGCGGCTCCTCCAGGAGCGGCCTGCGCGTGCGGTCCCAGGCCTCGCGCGCCCGCACCAGGAAGTCACCCCACCGCTCGCCCGCGCCCGCGCCGAGTGCCTCGGTCAGCGCGGTGACGACACCCGCGCGGGACGCGTTCGGCAAGGAGACGTCCGTGCCGTCCGCGAAGACGTGCCGCGACGACGGGTCCACCTGGACCAGCTCGACGCACGCCTCCAGCGGCTCCTTGCCCGTCTTGAGGAACAGATCGCGGTAGACCGCGGGCAGCGCCAGAAGCCCCGGACCCGTGTCGAACGCGAAGCCGTCAAGCTCGAAGCGGCGCACCGCTCCGCCGTACGTCGCCGTGCGCTCGTACACCACCACCCGGTGGCCCGCGACGGCCAGCCGGGCGGCGGCCGCCATCGCGCCCATCCCGGCGCCCATCACCGCAATTCGTGCCATGCCAGGGACTTTATCGGCCACCACTGACAGTCCCGCCCCGGCCCTTTCGCGAAGGGATCAGCCGGGTGGCTCGGCCACCCGCGCCGCCAGCCGTTTCTCCTCCCGGCGCTGGGCCCTGCGGCGCAGGAACCGTCTGATCCGCGAGACCAGGAAGAAGAGCACCACAAGGCCGGCGAGCAGCAGGACGGCCGCGATGATCGCCGCGGCCTCCGGATGGAACATCGCGAAGGTGAGGATGCCGGCCACCCCGAGGTCCTCGGCGGTGCTCATGAGGAAGTTGCTGAACGGCTCCGGCGAGGTGTTGATCGCCATGCGCGTGCCGGCCTTGACGGTGTGGCTCGCCAGCGCCGTCGAACCGCCGATGGCCCCGGCCGCCAGATCGGAGAGCGAACCGCTCTGCCCGGCGAGCAGCGCCGCGACCACCGCGCCCGACACGGGCCGGATCACGGTGTGCACCGAGTCCCACACCGAATCCACGTACGGGATCTTGTCGGCGACCGCCTCACAGAGGAAAAGCACGCCGGCTGTGACGAGGATCTCAGGGCGCTGAAGCGACTCCGGGACATCGTCGCTCAGGCCGGTCGCGCCGAAAATGCCGAGGAGCAGCACCACCGCGTACGCGTTGATGCCGCTGGCCCAGCCGCTGGTGAAGACCAGGGGGAGTACGGACACGGGGGCGATCGTAACCAGTCGGCAACGGTGCGTCCTGGGCATGAGTGCGTACGGCTGAGTACTCGTACCTAGCCAGTGAGATGAGTACGCGCGCGGATGGGCCCGACCTGCGCGAACGGGAGAGTGGAGACACGGAAAGGGGCGCGGCTCCGGTACCGCCGACACGGGGCGGCGGAACGGTTCTCGCGCCCTTGGCCGCTCCTTCCGCCGATTCGTCGGCGGGAGCGAGGCACGGGGGACCCGGGGATGACCGGACGGGGCCCAACGGGGGATCGGGGGGAGCACGGGGGAGCACGGCGAAGCGCCGGTTCGACTGGCCCGCGGGGGACGCGGCCACATCGGACCGGCGCTTTCGTGCGTGCAGGGGGCGCCCGGTCCCGGGGTGCGCTAGCGGTTGCCGCTCACACGCCCCTGGAGCAGCCGTGAGAGGGCCGCGTGGACGTCGTCCAGGGAGCGCTCGGGCTGGAAGGCCTGCCAGTCCAGGGCGGCCACCAGGACCATGCCGACCAGCGCGGAAGCTGTCAGCGGGATGTCGATCTCGTCGCTGAGCTCGCCGTTCGCCACACCGTCGCGCAGGACGCCCTCCACGACCGCGACCGCTTGCTGCCGGACCACCATGAGCGTGGACTGCCAGGCCCGGTTGGTACGCCACAGCTCCGCCACGTAGAGCTGCGTGAAGGCCGGATAGCGGTCGATGAAGACGAGGCCGGCCCGGATCATCGCGTCCAGCGCGTCGACCTTGCTGCCGCCGTCCCGGTCGGTCTTCTCGGCCGCCTCCCGGAGGGAGGCGGTGAGGAGCTCGACGCCGTGCCGCAGCAGCTCTTCGAAGAGGACGGATTTGCTCGCGAAGTTGTAGTAGACCGTGCCCTTCGCGACCCCGGCGCGCTCGGCGATCTCGTCCACCGTGGTGGCGGAGAAGCCCTGTTCGGCGATCAGGGTGACGGCCGCCTCGTAGAGCTTCTGCCGGGTCGCCTCGCGGCGGCTGCCGCCGCCTGCCGTGGTGTTGCTGCTTTCCATGACCCTGATTGTCACAGGAGTGGTCGTGTGCGCGGTCACAGGCTCAGCTCCGGGTGCAGCCGGTCGAGCGTCCACACCTGCTTGCGGCGCGCGGACAGGGCGGTGAGAGCCAGGGCGCCCGCGGTGAACGCCGCCAGGACGGCGCACGCCTGCCAGACCGGCCCGAGGCCGCCGCCCGTAATGAGCCTCCTGAGGGCATCGACGACGTAACTCATCGGCAAGAAGGGGTGGATCGCGTTGAAGAAGTCCGGACTGGTCTGGACGGGGTAGGTGCCTCCGGCCGAGGTCAGCTGGAGCATCAGGAAGGCGAGGACGAGGATCCGGCCCGCCGCTCCGAAGCGTGCGTTCAGCCACTGCACGATCGCCGCGAAGCACGCCGTCACCAGGAACAGGAAGCCCACCGTCCCGGCCGCGTGCACCATCTCCAGGCCGACCGCCCAGTGCAGCACGGACATCAGGGCCGCCGTCTGCAGCACGCCTATGGCGGCCACCGGCAGCCAGCCCGCCAGCGCGATGCGCCAGGCCGAGGCGCCCGCCGCGAGTGCGCGCCGGTTGAGCGGCTGGATCAGCATGTACGCCACCATCGCGCCCACCCACAGGGACAGCGGGATGAAGTACGGGGCGAAACCGGTGCCGTAGTTGGGCGCCTTGTGGAGGTCCTGCGAGGCGAGCTGAACCGGGTCCGACATGACGTCGGTGCGCTGGTCGCGGTCCTCCTTGTCGTAGTCGGGGATCTGGTCGGCGCCGTCGTGCAGTCCGTCGGCGAGCGTCCCGGAGCCGTCCGCGAGCTTGTACAGGCCTGCGTCGAGGTCGTTCGCGCCCGTCTTCAGCTTCCCCACGCCCGTGTCGAGGTCCGCCGCGCCGGTCTTGGCCGTACCGAGCCCCGAGTGCAGCGTCTTCGCCCCCTCGGCGACCTTCCCGGCGCCGTCGTTCAGTTCGTTGATCCTGGAGACGGCGTCGGCGAGGTCCTCGGAGAGGTTCGGCGAGCGGTCGGCGAGCGCCTGAGCCTGCTTCTGGAGCACGGCCAGGTTCTTGTCGAGCTTGTCGAGATCGCCGTCCTGGTCCTCGATCAGGGTGTTCACGTCGTCGGCGACCGTGGCCACGTCCGCGGCCGCCTGCTTGGCCTTCTTCAGGTCGGGGCACGCGGCGTCGGGAACCGGCAGGGTCTCGCAGCGTGCCTTGTAGACCGTGTTGAGCGCG harbors:
- a CDS encoding DUF4126 domain-containing protein, translated to MSVLPLVFTSGWASGINAYAVVLLLGIFGATGLSDDVPESLQRPEILVTAGVLFLCEAVADKIPYVDSVWDSVHTVIRPVSGAVVAALLAGQSGSLSDLAAGAIGGSTALASHTVKAGTRMAINTSPEPFSNFLMSTAEDLGVAGILTFAMFHPEAAAIIAAVLLLAGLVVLFFLVSRIRRFLRRRAQRREEKRLAARVAEPPG
- a CDS encoding TetR/AcrR family transcriptional regulator, whose translation is MESSNTTAGGGSRREATRQKLYEAAVTLIAEQGFSATTVDEIAERAGVAKGTVYYNFASKSVLFEELLRHGVELLTASLREAAEKTDRDGGSKVDALDAMIRAGLVFIDRYPAFTQLYVAELWRTNRAWQSTLMVVRQQAVAVVEGVLRDGVANGELSDEIDIPLTASALVGMVLVAALDWQAFQPERSLDDVHAALSRLLQGRVSGNR
- a CDS encoding YhgE/Pip family protein: MRSPKLASLELRRFGRGKLPRAALAALLLLPLLYGALYLWSFWDPYGRLDRIPVALVNADKGATAAGKKVMAGDDITKGLRDSDTFEWHEVSAAEARAGVEDGTYYLSLTMPGDFSERIASSSGESPETGALQVRTNDANNYIVGQISRTVFSEVRTAASTKASRSFLDKIYVSFSGIHGETEKAAKGADKLESGIGTAEKGAEDLADGLKDAKKGSGKLSTGLKKLNTGAGDLEDGSQQVADGTQTLADKVNGVADQVGPFLKDNEKSIGDTAQLVADAASGIRANLGTLVETAPAAAKGAHTASAALNTVYKARCETLPVPDAACPDLKKAKQAAADVATVADDVNTLIEDQDGDLDKLDKNLAVLQKQAQALADRSPNLSEDLADAVSRINELNDGAGKVAEGAKTLHSGLGTAKTGAADLDTGVGKLKTGANDLDAGLYKLADGSGTLADGLHDGADQIPDYDKEDRDQRTDVMSDPVQLASQDLHKAPNYGTGFAPYFIPLSLWVGAMVAYMLIQPLNRRALAAGASAWRIALAGWLPVAAIGVLQTAALMSVLHWAVGLEMVHAAGTVGFLFLVTACFAAIVQWLNARFGAAGRILVLAFLMLQLTSAGGTYPVQTSPDFFNAIHPFLPMSYVVDALRRLITGGGLGPVWQACAVLAAFTAGALALTALSARRKQVWTLDRLHPELSL